One Lucilia cuprina isolate Lc7/37 chromosome 4, ASM2204524v1, whole genome shotgun sequence DNA segment encodes these proteins:
- the LOC111681562 gene encoding 5-hydroxytryptamine receptor 1, whose amino-acid sequence MDSLVENKLNKSLKFSSLHASGVFNTTTITTTNTITSKATNAINTYANNINSFTSNAVQNFSFNTNHHQTTAVLLRKISEKIKHCMLTIVRFLFYIFLILTLTDGFNLGTVLALNDIKSRPDFLNISTASSSSSSLLTALSSAQLPVEALILEANTNLEVNRNFSNNKTKANNGDFNNSTYHHKNGSSENIMFNTDATAVHGSMFSNSITSTLSSLSLSSKQPLPPAASSSSSYLHNDNLSSTVVYSPTTAIFESASPSASSETTAEFSMPAVHTVLVSIVLLFVILGTIVGNVLVCIAVCMVRKLRRPCNYLLVSLALSDLCVAVLVMPMALLYEVLEKWNFGPVLCDIWVSFDVLCCTASILNLCAISVDRYLAITKPLEYGVKRTPRRMMLCVALVWLAAACISLPPLLILGNEHEDEHGNPMCSVCQNFAYQIYATLGSFYIPLAVMLFVYYQIFRAARRIVLEEKRAQTHLQHALNGTGSPPGHTDLGGNGQQRHSSYGNTSLNYSTCGGLSASQAGGGGGGSGSSGLLGSPHQKKLRFQLAKEKKASTTLGIIMSAFTICWLPFFILALIRPFVENETTHVPQSLSSLFLWLGYANSLLNPIIYATLNRDFRKPFQEILYFRCSSLNTMMRENYYQDQYGEPPSQRVMLGDERHGARESFL is encoded by the coding sequence atggaTTCGTTAGTTGAAAACAAGTTGAACAAAAGCTTAAAGTTTTCTTCTTTGCACGCTTCTGGCGTGTTTAATACTACAACTATCACAACTACCAACACTATTACTTCAAAAGCTACTAACGCTATCAACACTTATGCCAACAATATTAACTCCTTCACTTCAAATGCTGTTCAAAATTTCAGTTTCAATACAAATCATCACCAGACAACTGCGGTTCTACTGCGAAAGATCTCAGAAAAAATCAAACATTGCATGTTGACAATTgttcgttttttgttttatatatttttgattttaactcTGACAGATGGTTTCAATTTGGGCACAGTTTTGGCATTAAATGACATAAAATCCAGaccagattttttaaatatttcgacagcatcatcatcttcatcatcgcTGCTAACAGCATTATCGTCTGCCCAACTGCCAGTAGAAGCTCTGATTTTGGAAGCCAATACAAATTTAGAggtaaatagaaattttagcaacaacaaaacaaaagccAACAATGGAGACTTTAACAACAGCACATACCACCACAAAAACGGCAGCAGCGAGAATATCATGTTTAATACAGATGCAACAGCAGTACATGGGTCAATGTTTAGCAACAGTATCACCTCTACCCTTTCATCACTGTCACTATCATCAAAACAACCATTGCCGCCAGCagcatcatcttcatcatcatatTTACACAATGACAACTTGTCATCGACTGTCGTCTACTCGCCTACAACTGCAATATTTGAGTCTGCCTCACCATCTGCTTCGTCGGAAACAACTGCTGAATTCTCTATGCCCGCCGTCCACACTGTACTGGTTAGCATTGTTTTGCTCTTTGTCATTTTGGGCACAATTGTTGGCAATGTTTTGGTCTGCATTGCTGTATGTATGGTACGTAAATTACGTCGTCCCTGTAATTATTTGCTGGTCTCTTTGGCTTTATCGGATCTTTGTGTGGCCGTTTTAGTCATGCCGATGGCGTTGCTTTACGAAGTATTGGAAAAGTGGAATTTTGGCCCAGTTTTATGTGACATCTGGGTATCGTTTGATGTCCTTTGTTGTACAGCATCCATTTTAAATCTGTGCGCCATTTCAGTCGACCGTTACTTGGCCATAACTAAACCTCTGGAGTACGGTGTCAAACGCACACCACGACGAATGATGTTGTGCGTAGCTTTAGTTTGGCTGGCTGCCGCATGTATATCATTACCACCGTTACTCATACTAGGCAATGAACATGAAGACGAGCATGGAAATCCAATGTGTTCCGTTTGCCAAAATTTTGCATATCAAATTTATGCAACGTTAGGTTCCTTTTACATCCCATTGGCCGTAATGTTGTTTGTGTATTATCAGATATTTAGGGCAGCACGACGTATTGTATTGGAGGAGAAGAGAGCACAGACACATTTACAGCATGCCCTCAATGGAACCGGTTCACCGCCAGGTCACACTGATTTGGGTGGCAATGGCCAACAACGTCACAGTAGTTATGGCAATACTTCTCTTAATTACTCCACCTGTGGTGGTCTTTCTGCCAGTCAGGCTGGTGGCGGTGGAGGCGGTTCAGGTTCGAGTGGTCTATTGGGTTCGCCCCACCAAAAGAAGTTACGCTTTCAATTAGCTAAAGAGAAGAAAGCCTCTACTACGTTGGGCATTATTATGTCTGCCTTTACTATATGCTGGctgccattttttattttagctcTAATACGTCCATTTGTGGAAAATGAAACCACTCATGTGCCACAGTCATTATCTTCATTATTCTTATGGCTGGGTTATGCCAACTCATTGCTCAATCCCATCATCTATGCCACTCTAAATCGTGACTTCCGCAAACCATTTCAAGAAATTCTCTACTTCCGTTGTTCTAGTCTTAATACCATGATGCGTGAAAACTACTATCAAGATCAGTATGGTGAACCACCCTCGCAGCGTGTTATGTTGGGCGATGAAAGACATGGTGCCCGagaaagttttctttga